In Juglans microcarpa x Juglans regia isolate MS1-56 chromosome 8D, Jm3101_v1.0, whole genome shotgun sequence, the following are encoded in one genomic region:
- the LOC121242321 gene encoding uncharacterized protein LOC121242321, with amino-acid sequence MEELILRIGDCGKRLQVRNRMDFGNAQRQLQMGNDRFKLLQDCDPLGRRREEQKDAREEVHKWLERDEVMWRKRAKALWLREGDQNSKFFHTKATHRKKKNSIGKLQNEVVDWKEGEHRDQLIIDYFMNMFTASTQ; translated from the coding sequence ATGGAAGAATTGATCTTAAGGATTGGGGACTGTGGTAAAAGGCTTCAAGTAAGGAATCGTATGGATTTTGGAAATGCTCAGAGGCAATTACAAATGGGCAACGATCGATTCAAATTGTTGCAAGATTGTGATCCCTTGGGGCGGAGAAGAGAAGAACAGAAAGATGCCAGGGAAGAGGTTCATAAATGGttagagagggatgaggttatGTGGAGGAAGAGAGCTAAAGCTTTGTGGTTGAGAGAGGGAGAtcaaaattcaaagtttttCCATACTAAGGCAACtcacagaaagaaaaagaattcaaTTGGAAAGTTGCAAAATGAGGTAGTGGATTGGAAGGAAGGAGAACATAGAGATCAATTGATTATTGACTACTTCATGAATATGTTTACAGCATCAACTCAGTGA